A genomic stretch from Oleomonas cavernae includes:
- a CDS encoding alpha/beta hydrolase fold domain-containing protein, with translation MIQAAIRPSPLDDDAREGIRVMRHPIERPDGSALDLRAYLPACWGTARPALCRLAAGGAADDRLARRLAALLGCVVVSVDYARGPDGPLPQALDDCYAGLAWLHSQTALLKVDPHRVAVAAPAREGGLALALLRLARRRRVFPIVCALRIETLDDLQSL, from the coding sequence GTGATTCAAGCTGCCATCCGCCCTTCCCCGCTGGATGACGATGCCCGGGAGGGCATCAGGGTGATGCGGCACCCGATCGAGCGGCCGGACGGCTCGGCACTCGACCTGCGGGCCTACCTGCCGGCATGCTGGGGTACCGCCCGGCCCGCGCTGTGCCGCCTGGCCGCCGGCGGCGCGGCGGACGATCGGCTGGCCCGGCGCCTTGCGGCACTGCTGGGCTGCGTCGTGGTCAGCGTCGACTATGCCCGCGGGCCCGACGGGCCCCTGCCCCAGGCGCTGGACGATTGCTATGCCGGCCTGGCCTGGCTGCATTCCCAAACCGCCCTGCTGAAGGTCGACCCGCACCGGGTGGCGGTGGCGGCACCGGCTCGCGAGGGCGGGCTGGCGCTGGCACTGCTGCGGCTCGCCCGGCGGCGGCGCGTCTTCCCCATCGTCTGCGCGCTGCGGATCGAAACGCTGGACGATCTTCAATCCCTCTGA